DNA from Neovison vison isolate M4711 chromosome 12, ASM_NN_V1, whole genome shotgun sequence:
cactcaggtcatgatcctaaggtcctgggatcaagccctgcatccagccctctgctcagcagggagcctgctcctgtccccactgcccccacccctgctctctgcctgcctctctgcctgcttgtgatctttctctgtcaaaaaacaaaaaaacaaaaacaaaaaaaccagggtgcctgggtggctcagtgggttgggccactgccttcggctcaggtcatgatctcagggtcctggcatcgagtcccgcatcaggctctctgctcagcagggagcctgcttccctctctctctctgcctgcctctctgtctacttgtactctctctctgtaaaataaataaaatctttaaaaaaaaacaaaaacaagaacaaaaaaatctaaacaaaacttCGGCTAcactaagaagaaaagagaagactcaaataaataaaatcagaaatgatctTCTATTCCTTCCTGATccagttttggaagattatatgtTCCTaggattttatccatttcttctaggttgtccagtttgttggcatgttATTTTTcacagtattctcttataatactttgtatttctgtggtatcagttgttacttctcctcttccatttctgttttttttttttgagattttgtttatttatttgacagagatcacaagtaggcagagaggcaggagagagaggagaaagcaggctccctgctgagcaggcatcctgaatgtggggctccatcccaggaccctgggatcataacctaagttGAAGGCAAAGGCtattaacccactgacccacccaggcacccctgttctttaatttcttaatttgctATGCCAATATTATTGGAAGAAAGGCTGCAAACTTTCTTAATTAAAGCAAGTTTAAATGATTGattattttatagtaaaaaaaatccatttctgtttttgtttatttgggtcctttctctttttttcttggtcacaAAATATCTCAAATAGACatagcaatcttgagaaagaaaaacaaagctggagatatcaccATTCCAGATTTCCataatcaaaacattatggtactgtcacaaaaagatcagtggaacagaagagagctcagaaatagacctaTACTCATTAgctcaattaatctatgacaaaggaggcaagactaCAAAATGGGGtaaagatagtctctttaataaatggtatagGGAAACAGGACAgctatataaaagaataaaatggaccACCTTCCaaagccatacacaaaaataaactcagaatggctTAAAGACCTAGatatgagatctgaaaccataaaaatcctagaaaagaacacaggcagtaacttctctgataTCAGCCATATCAACATTTTTTAGATATGTTTTAGATATGTTCCctagggcaagggaaacaaaagcaaaaatgaactattgggactacatcaaaataaagagcttttgcacagcaaagtaaaccataaacaaaacaaaaggacaaccctcagaataagagaagatatttccaagagacatatccaataaagggttaatatctaaaatacatattgaacttctataactcaacacttaaaaaaattccagtttcaaaatgggcaaaagacttgaaaagaagtttttcaaagaagacatacagatgaccaaagatcatgaaaagatgctcaacatcactcatcatcagggaaatgcaaatcaaaataacaATGACATACCATCTTATACTTGTCAGAATTGCTACaatacaatcaaaaccacaagaaataccaagtgttggcaaggatgtgaaaaaaaagaaaaaggaattcttgtGCGGTATTGGTGAGAGTGCACACTGctacagacactgtggaaaacaatatggaggttccacaaaaaattaaaaatagaaataccacatgacTCAGTAATTTCACGACTATTcacccaagaaaatgaaaatgataattttGAACAGACATATACATCCCTGTATTTATTGCAGCACtattgacaatagccaagatatgaaagcaacctacATTTCTATCAGTAGACAAACGgataaggaagaaatagaaaatggaacaaactgaaaaaaacagtctgaggggtttgaagtggcggggggtgggaggttggggtaccaggtggtgggtattatagaggccacggcttgcatggagcactgggtgtggtgaaaaaataatgagtactgtttttcttaaaataaataaattggagaaaaaaagaaaatggaacaaactgagggctttagaggagaggagggtgaggggatggtgatgggtattaaggaggacaatgggtgttatacacaaatagtgaatcatggaacactacatcaaaaactaatgatgtactgtatggtgactaacacaacataaaagaaagaaagggagaaaggagggaaggaagaaagaaagagagggagggagggaggaaagaagagaggaaggaagggagggaggaagaaagaaagaaaatggaattctatgcagccttaaaaaggatgagatcctgCCATATACAACAAAATGGATGGACCTGGATGGTAATATGCCCAGTGAATTAAGTcatactgagaaagacaaatatgggaTCTAAaaaactcaaatgaataaacagaaaaaatgcagaattagacctataaatacagagaataaccTGATGGCTGCCAGGGGAGTAGGAGTGAAGGGATGGGCGAAAACGTatgaaggggagtggaagataTAGACTTCTAGCTATGGAACAAATAAGTCATGGTAATAAAAGCCACAGCATagggaaaatggaattttatgcATTGTATAGTTAAACATGAAAACTACAGGGGCACCAAAGTGACttgatcagttaagcatctgtcttcgcctcagatcatgatctcagggtcctgggactgagacctgcattgggtcccttcccagcagggagtctccctccctctccctctgcccctccctcttggcttgtgccctctctctctctctcaaataaataaataatcttttcttttttaagtggtttaaaaaaaaacagggtagcgacatttgtggtgagcatagcataatatatagAGAAATTGAATGacaatgttgtacacctgaaactaatggaacatTGTGTTAACTCTactcaaacaggaaaaaaaaacaattaaataaaatcagaaatgtaaaAGGAGACATAACTGACACCACAACTATACAAATATCATAAAAGATTACTGTGAACCATTATATGGCAATAAttggaaaccaaaaagaaatatataaattcgtagaaacatataacctataaagactgaatcatgaaaaaatagaaaatatgaacagaccaaGAATGAGTAAAGACACTGAATCAttaatcaaaaacctctcaatgACAAGAAGACCAGCACCAGATAATTATATTggttgaattctaccaaatattaaaGAAGCATTGGGAACATCTCCTTTCAGCATTGTCGTGTTTCTCCAGTATTGTCTcaatgagcagggagaccaagtCTATACTCTGAAGAAGCTTGACCCTATGGGACAACAGACCTGCTCCGCGCATCCTGCTCGGTTCTCCCCGGATGACAAATACTCTGGACATCGAATCACTCTCAAGAAATGCTTCAAGGTGCTCATGACCCAGCAACCATGCCCTGTCCTCTGAGGGTCCCTTAAGCTTCACGTTTCTTCTGCTACCCCTCAGAGACTTTCCGAAACCAAGCTCTTCAAACTGTGAGCCTGTAAGCCTTCTTAccacccttgctgtttggaatcCGGTTTCATCGTTTCCCTTGATCGTGCTTGTGCAGAGCAGTCATGGTAGCCTCCCTCTTAAGGGAACAAGTTTGaattttctttccctattttgaATCACTGCTAGGTTattaaaatgatttgaaaaagctaaaaaaaaattaaagaagcattAACATCAATCCTtatcaaactcttccaaaaaactgaagaggaaggaacactcccaaattcattttacatGGCCAGTATTGTCCTGATACCAAAGCAGGATAAAGACActacaaggaaaaacaaaacaaaacaaacaaacaaaaaaaaaaaccacagaccaatatcttctctgaacatagatgaaaaattcacaataaatattagcaaacaaaatTCAAATCACAATAAAAGTACCATACACTATGATCAGGCAGGATTCATCCTTGTGATACAGGGATGGTTCAGtatatacaaatcaataaaaaacataataataagaagaacaaTCATAAGAAGAAGaacatcatcttcatcatcataataataacatccttaatagaataaaagataaaaatcatatgataatctcAGTAGATTCATGAAAAGCAATTGACAGATTTCAACATCCATTCACGATAAACACCCTCAACAAACTAGATaaagaaacatacctcaacataataataaAAGCCATAATGGATAAGCACCCATATTTCATACTGAATGACAAAAGCTTAACAGCTTTTCCtctaatatcaggaacaagacaaggatgcccaatcTTACCACACCGACTCAGTGCAAtcaggtaaggaaaaaaaaaaactaaaagttttctaaatcagaaaggaaaaagtaagttctgtctatttgcagatgacatgattttatatatggaaaatcctaaacattccaccaaaaaactgttagatgtAATTAACAAATTCAggaaaattgcaggatacaatatcaaCATACTGATATCAGTAGTGTTTCTATACAATAACAACAAATTACCTGAAAAATCCATTAACAATAAAATCAAACacaataaaattcttagaaatatatttaactaaggaggtgaaaagattgtgaatagccaaagcaatcctgagaaagaacaaagctggagacatcatactttctgattttaaactatatgtagtaataaagctatagtaatcacaCAGTGTAGTATTGTTCATAAAAACAGGCatttaaatgaacagaaaagagatcctagaaataaacccatacagtTAAAGTCAACTAACTTTTGACAAAAcatcaagaatataaaatagggaaaaatggtctcttcaaaaaatgataCTGGGGAAACTacatatccatatgcaaaagaatgaaactagactcctttcatcatacacaaaaatcaattcaaaatataTTGAGGACTTGAAGGTAAGACCTTAAACAACAAAATTTgtggaagaaaatataagaagtaAGCTCTTTAATgtcttggcaatgactttttttttttgattccaaaaacaaaggcaatgaatgaaaaatacatgTATGGGACGGCATCACACTAAAAAACTCTGTGTAAGGGTGCCTTGCTGTcttggtcagtagagcatgcaactcttgatcttggggttgtaggtttgagccccattttgggtatagagattactttaaaaaatcttttcttaaaaattaaaaaagaaaaagctctctgCAGCAGAGAAAaccacaacaaaagcaaaaggcaaGCGatgaaacaagacaaggatgtccagtcACCACCTTTAGTCTTCATATTCCTGGAAGTTCtacccacagcaatcagacaacaaaaaacatataaaaggtatccaaattggtaagggaaaagtaaaacattcactatttgggagatgacatgatactgtatgtagaaaaccaaaaagactcccCACAAAGCTGCTAgcactgataaacaaattcagtaaagttgcaggatacaaaattaatgcacAATAATCTGTTGTATCTCTATATACCAAAaaagaagcaacagaaagagaaatattttaaaaatcccatttacaaatgcaatGAAATTGATGGATTGGATGGAATTGGATGAATTGATGGAATTGATGAAGAAATTGTGCTAGAGCCCCCAAAAAGTgacttttttataaataaaaaggtcCGAGATGTGGGATGTGGACTCAGACATACTGTATTTGTTCTGGACGATGGAACAGTGTATACATGTGGATGTAATGATCTAGGACAGCTAGGTcatgaaaaatccagaaagaaaccAGAGCAAGTTGTTGCCCTGGATGCCCAAAATATCGTAGCTGTTTCATGTGGAGAAGCTGATACATTAGCACTAAATGACAAGGGCCAGGTGTTTGCGTGGGTTTTCGATTCTGATGGACAGCTTGGCCTGCTAGGATCAGAGGAATGTATCAGAGTACCCAGAAATATTAAAAGTTTATCAGATATCCAGGTAGTACAGGTTGCTAGCGGTTACTATCATTCACTTGCACTTTCTAAAGCAAGTGAAGTCTTCAGTTGGGGATAAAATAAATATGGCCAGTTGGGTTTAGGCATTGACTGTAAAAAGCAAGCTTTGCCACAGCTGATTAAGTCTTTGCTTGGAATCCCTTTCATGCAAGTTGCAGCAGGAGGAGCCCATAGTTTTGTACTCACCCTTTCTGGAGCTATTTTTGAATGGGGATGCAGCAAATTTGGTCAACTAGGTCTTAATGATGAAAATGATAGGTATGTTCCTAATTTACTAAAGTCACTAAGAACTCAGAAAATAGTTTATGTTTGTTGTGGAGAAGATCATACTGCTGCACTAACCAAGGAAGGTGGAGTGTTTACTTTTGGAGCTGGAGGGTATGGTCAATTGGGTCATAACTCTACCAGTCATGAAATAAACCCAAGGAAAGTTTTTGAACTTATGGGAAGCATTGTCACTCAGATTGCTTGTGGAAGGCAGCACACTTCTGCTTTTGTTCCTTCATCAGGACGAATTTATTCTTTTGGACTTGGTGGTAGTGGGCAGCTAGGAACTGGTTCAACAAGCAACAGGAAAAGTCCTTTCACTGTGAAAGGAAATTGGTTCCCTTATAATGTGCAGTGTCCACCAGATACTGATTCTGAAGAATATTTCTGTGTAAAAAGAATTTTCTCAGGGGGCGATCAAAGCTTTTCACATTACTCTAATCGCCAGAACTGTGGGCCACCAGATGACTTTAGATGTCCTGATCCTTCAAAACAGATCTGGACTGTGAATGAAGCTCTTATTCAAAAATGGCTGAGCTACCCCTCTGGAAGGTTGCCTGTGGAGATAGCCAATGAAATTGataacattttcttcctctgGTTGTCTAAATGGAAGTTTTCTAGCTGTTAgggtgtattatttttttctctccctttttttttttttttgtttctcttttatagcAATGATGATCACTATAGAACAGGTACCAAATTTTCAGGGGTTGATATGAATGCTGCTAGGCTTTTATTCCACAAACTTATACAACCTGATCATCCTCAGATATCTCAGCAGGTGGCAGCTAGTTTGGAGAAGAATCTTATTCCTAAACTGACTAGCTCCTTACCTGATGTTGAAGCATTGAGGTTTTATCTTACTCTACCAGAATGCCCCTGATGAGTGATTCCAACAATTTCACAACAATAGCAATTCCCTTTGGTATAGCTCTTGTGAACCTAGAAAAGGCACCACTGAAAGTACTTGAAAACTGGTGGTCAGTACTTGAACCTCCGCTATTCCTCA
Protein-coding regions in this window:
- the LOC122891035 gene encoding H/ACA ribonucleoprotein complex subunit 3-like, with product MRVFVGILGEKLMASEIDGYENRERLVQLGQSILQPGQIIVVFLQYCLNEQGDQVYTLKKLDPMGQQTCSAHPARFSPDDKYSGHRITLKKCFKVLMTQQPCPVL